Proteins encoded in a region of the Salipiger sp. CCB-MM3 genome:
- a CDS encoding SufE family protein, giving the protein MAQAGFEELVEDFEFLEDWEDRYRTVIELGKAMAPLPEALKVPATKVEGCASQVWLHLTWDAGKLQFEGESDAMIVRGLIAVLHRLYDGLAAPEVLKIDARAELGRLGLNEHLSAQRSNGLRAMVERIREQAAAVA; this is encoded by the coding sequence ATGGCACAGGCAGGTTTCGAAGAACTGGTCGAGGATTTCGAATTTCTCGAGGATTGGGAAGACCGCTACCGCACGGTGATCGAACTGGGCAAGGCGATGGCGCCGCTGCCCGAGGCGCTGAAGGTGCCCGCCACCAAGGTCGAGGGCTGCGCCAGTCAGGTCTGGCTGCATCTGACGTGGGATGCGGGCAAGCTGCAGTTCGAGGGCGAGAGCGACGCGATGATCGTGCGCGGCCTGATCGCCGTGCTGCACCGGCTCTACGACGGGCTGGCAGCGCCGGAGGTGCTGAAGATCGACGCCCGCGCCGAATTGGGGCGGCTGGGTCTGAACGAGCATCTTTCCGCGCAGCGCTCGAACGGGCTTCGTGCCATGGTAGAGCGTATTCGCGAGCAGGCAGCCGCCGTAGCGTGA
- the frr gene encoding ribosome recycling factor, producing MSEDFELDTADLQRRMDGAMANLRTEFASLRTGRASASMLEPVQVEAYGSMTPINQVGTVNVPEPRMVTINVWDKGLVGKVEKAIRESGLGINPQLNGTIIMLPIPELNEERRRDLTKVAGQYAEHARVAVRNVRRDGMDQIKKAKADGMSEDDQKFWETEVQELTDTYIKKVDAALETKQEEIMQV from the coding sequence ATGTCTGAAGACTTCGAACTCGACACCGCTGACCTGCAGCGCCGCATGGACGGCGCCATGGCGAACCTCCGCACCGAATTCGCCTCGCTGCGGACCGGCCGCGCCTCGGCCTCGATGCTCGAGCCGGTGCAGGTCGAAGCCTATGGCTCCATGACGCCGATCAATCAGGTCGGCACCGTCAACGTCCCCGAGCCGCGCATGGTCACCATCAACGTCTGGGACAAGGGCCTTGTGGGCAAAGTGGAAAAGGCGATCCGCGAAAGCGGCCTCGGCATCAACCCGCAGCTCAACGGCACGATCATTATGCTGCCGATCCCCGAGCTCAACGAAGAGCGCCGCCGCGATTTGACCAAAGTGGCCGGTCAATACGCCGAACACGCCCGCGTCGCGGTTCGCAACGTCCGCCGCGACGGCATGGACCAGATCAAGAAGGCCAAGGCAGACGGCATGTCCGAGGATGACCAGAAGTTCTGGGAAACCGAGGTGCAGGAACTGACCGACACCTACATCAAAAAGGTCGACGCCGCGCTGGAGACCAAGCAAGAAGAGATCATGCAGGTCTGA
- a CDS encoding isoprenyl transferase: MPKPIRDGNGPRHVAIIMDGNGRWATQRGRPRLFGHHAGAKRVREIVEACPDAGVQYLTIFAFSTENWKRTQTEVAGLMSLFRRYIQKEARALHAENVRVRFIGDRVKLDKKLITLMDELEVMTEGCTGVNLTIAINYGGRDEVARATKRLAQDVAAGRLDPEEVNEETLPRYLDTCVLPDPDLVIRTSGEARISNFLLWQSAYAEYEFVDTLWPDFSAEEFSTLIGGYGARDRRYGGVKA, from the coding sequence ATGCCCAAACCGATCCGAGACGGCAATGGCCCGCGCCACGTGGCCATCATCATGGACGGCAATGGCCGCTGGGCGACCCAAAGGGGGCGCCCGCGGCTGTTTGGCCACCACGCAGGCGCAAAGCGGGTCCGCGAGATTGTCGAGGCCTGCCCCGATGCCGGGGTGCAATATCTGACGATCTTTGCCTTCTCGACCGAGAACTGGAAGCGCACGCAGACCGAGGTGGCCGGGCTCATGAGCCTGTTCCGCCGCTACATCCAGAAAGAGGCGCGCGCGCTGCACGCCGAAAACGTGCGGGTGCGCTTCATTGGCGACCGGGTCAAGCTCGACAAGAAGCTGATCACCTTGATGGACGAGCTTGAGGTGATGACCGAGGGCTGCACGGGGGTGAACCTTACCATCGCGATCAACTACGGTGGACGCGACGAGGTGGCCCGCGCCACCAAGCGTCTGGCGCAGGATGTGGCCGCCGGGCGGCTCGATCCCGAAGAGGTCAACGAAGAGACCCTGCCGCGCTATCTCGACACCTGTGTGCTGCCCGATCCCGATCTGGTGATCCGCACCTCGGGCGAGGCGCGCATTTCGAACTTCCTGCTGTGGCAGTCGGCCTATGCGGAATATGAGTTCGTCGACACGCTCTGGCCGGACTTCTCGGCCGAGGAATTTTCTACACTGATCGGCGGCTATGGCGCGCGGGACCGGCGCTATGGCGGGGTGAAGGCATGA
- a CDS encoding phosphatidate cytidylyltransferase: protein MNSTRWSDLGPRMASAAVLIVVALVCVWLGGIWWRAAIALACGGMVWELVNMVDTNRHRSAKILAAVAGACALAAIYLPPAFALPLLLLPSMAGFGQMQRGGVTYAVFTAMIMLAGFGMMMLRSGSELGLTWMLWMVTVVVVTDVAGYFAGRAIGGPKLWPRVSPKKTWSGSAAGWIGAAIVGAIFAMISREAGFGLIGVSIAISMASQIGDMAESTIKRRAGVKDSSNLLPGHGGLLDRFDGMLGAALFLLIAGQIVDFPPGVE, encoded by the coding sequence ATGAACAGCACACGTTGGAGCGATCTGGGGCCGCGCATGGCCTCGGCGGCGGTGCTTATCGTCGTTGCGCTGGTCTGCGTCTGGCTCGGCGGGATCTGGTGGCGCGCCGCCATCGCGCTGGCCTGCGGCGGCATGGTCTGGGAACTGGTCAACATGGTGGACACCAACCGCCATCGCTCGGCCAAGATCCTCGCCGCTGTCGCGGGGGCCTGCGCGCTGGCCGCGATCTATCTGCCGCCCGCCTTCGCGCTGCCGCTGCTGCTGCTACCGTCCATGGCGGGCTTTGGCCAGATGCAGCGCGGCGGCGTGACCTACGCCGTGTTCACCGCGATGATCATGCTGGCGGGCTTTGGCATGATGATGCTGCGCTCTGGCTCTGAGTTAGGCCTGACCTGGATGCTGTGGATGGTGACCGTGGTCGTGGTGACTGATGTGGCAGGCTATTTCGCCGGACGCGCCATCGGCGGCCCCAAGCTCTGGCCGCGCGTCAGCCCCAAGAAGACTTGGTCGGGCTCGGCAGCGGGCTGGATCGGGGCCGCCATCGTTGGCGCAATCTTCGCGATGATCTCGCGCGAGGCGGGCTTTGGTCTGATCGGCGTGTCCATCGCCATCTCCATGGCGAGCCAGATCGGTGACATGGCCGAAAGCACCATCAAGCGCCGCGCCGGGGTCAAGGACAGCTCGAACCTGCTGCCGGGCCATGGTGGGCTGCTGGACCGCTTCGACGGCATGCTGGGCGCCGCGCTGTTTCTGCTGATCGCGGGGCAGATCGTCGACTTCCCGCCGGGTGTTGAGTGA
- the dxr gene encoding 1-deoxy-D-xylulose-5-phosphate reductoisomerase gives MRRISIFGATGSIGQNTLDLIARDPESYHVVALTGGKNVAQLAKDARKFGAEIAVTADPALLPELRARLAGSNVEAAAGPEAICEAASRPADWVMSAIVGAAGLAPGLKALEQGATLALANKESMVCAGPLVLHTAQAHGGRVLPVDSEHSAVFQALIGEEMSRVERVIITASGGAFRDWPLEKLASATPEQAATHPNWAMGQRITIDSASMFNKALEVIETKEFFDLDPAKIEVVVHPESMIHALVGFCDGALMAHLGPPDMRHAIGFALNHPSRADLPVERLDLVKLSQLTFRPACETRWPALRLAREVMQTGGLAGAVFNAAKEQALDAFIEKRIGFQDMAKVVEQTLEHVLAESDLASAAITLDNVRGADHLARETARALMLQHH, from the coding sequence ATGAGGCGCATTTCCATTTTCGGCGCGACCGGCTCGATCGGTCAGAACACGCTCGACCTGATCGCCCGCGACCCCGAAAGCTACCATGTCGTCGCTCTGACCGGCGGCAAGAACGTCGCGCAACTTGCGAAAGACGCTCGGAAATTCGGCGCCGAGATCGCCGTGACCGCTGACCCTGCGCTGCTGCCCGAACTGCGCGCGCGGCTGGCGGGCTCCAATGTCGAGGCCGCTGCCGGGCCGGAAGCGATCTGCGAGGCGGCGAGCCGTCCGGCGGATTGGGTGATGTCGGCCATCGTTGGCGCCGCTGGTCTCGCGCCGGGACTGAAGGCTTTGGAGCAGGGCGCCACGCTAGCGCTCGCCAACAAGGAAAGCATGGTCTGCGCCGGTCCGCTGGTGCTGCACACCGCACAGGCCCATGGCGGCCGCGTGCTGCCGGTGGACAGCGAGCATTCGGCAGTGTTTCAGGCTCTGATTGGCGAGGAAATGAGCCGCGTCGAGCGGGTGATCATCACCGCCTCGGGCGGGGCTTTCCGCGACTGGCCGCTGGAGAAACTGGCCAGCGCCACCCCCGAACAGGCGGCGACGCACCCCAATTGGGCCATGGGACAGCGGATCACCATCGATTCCGCCTCCATGTTCAACAAAGCCCTGGAAGTCATCGAGACAAAAGAGTTTTTCGACCTTGATCCGGCAAAGATCGAGGTGGTCGTCCACCCCGAGAGCATGATCCACGCGCTGGTCGGCTTCTGCGACGGGGCGCTGATGGCGCACTTGGGCCCGCCGGACATGCGCCATGCCATCGGCTTTGCCCTCAACCACCCGTCGCGCGCAGATCTGCCCGTGGAGCGGCTGGATCTGGTGAAGCTCTCGCAACTGACATTCCGCCCCGCCTGCGAGACCCGCTGGCCGGCGCTGCGGCTGGCGCGCGAGGTGATGCAGACCGGGGGGCTTGCCGGGGCTGTTTTCAACGCTGCCAAGGAACAGGCGCTGGATGCCTTCATCGAAAAGCGCATCGGTTTTCAGGACATGGCGAAGGTCGTTGAACAAACACTTGAACATGTGTTGGCCGAGAGTGATCTGGCCAGCGCCGCCATCACCCTTGATAACGTGCGCGGCGCTGACCATCTCGCTCGGGAGACCGCGCGCGCGCTGATGCTGCAGCACCATTGA
- the rseP gene encoding RIP metalloprotease RseP gives MEITQLLPEFGGLIWTLLAFVIALSVIVAIHEYGHYIVGRWSGIHADVFSLGFGPVLLSRVDKRGTRWQLAALPFGGYVKFKGDSNAASGTSDEEVMRQMTAEERRQTMTGAPLWARAATVAAGPVFNFALTILLFTGIFMFQGKVAEPLTVGELRATPSVQELQVGDVLLGIEGTPTPSFDDAEGFEAFLEDLPQQNTLTYDVERDGTRMEVTGPYVYPPVVSQVVPRSAAIDAGMEAGDVIMSIDGVPIFAFDQLKQRVESSDGETLGLEVWRNGEILDLALTPKRTDEPLPDGGFQTVYRIGIVGGMVFEPATEAAGPVEAVQGAVLRTYDIAAGSLSGLWHMIAGNISSCNLSGPIGIAETSGAMASQGGQSFLTFIAVLSTAVGLLNLFPVPVLDGGHLVFYAYEAVAGKPPSDKALRMLMSVGLVLILSLMVFALTNDLFCP, from the coding sequence TTGGAGATCACCCAGTTGCTTCCGGAATTCGGGGGCCTCATCTGGACGCTTCTGGCGTTTGTCATCGCGCTTTCGGTGATCGTCGCGATCCATGAATACGGCCACTACATCGTCGGACGCTGGTCTGGGATCCATGCCGATGTCTTCTCGCTTGGCTTCGGGCCGGTGCTGCTGAGCCGCGTCGACAAACGCGGCACGCGCTGGCAACTCGCGGCGCTGCCCTTTGGCGGCTATGTGAAGTTCAAGGGCGACTCCAACGCCGCCAGCGGCACCTCTGACGAAGAGGTGATGCGCCAGATGACCGCCGAAGAGCGCCGCCAGACCATGACCGGCGCGCCGCTCTGGGCCCGCGCGGCCACCGTCGCGGCGGGGCCGGTGTTCAACTTCGCGCTGACCATTCTGCTTTTCACCGGCATCTTCATGTTCCAAGGCAAGGTGGCCGAGCCGCTGACCGTGGGCGAGCTGCGTGCCACGCCCAGCGTGCAGGAGCTGCAGGTCGGCGACGTGCTGCTTGGGATCGAGGGCACGCCCACGCCGTCCTTTGACGATGCCGAAGGCTTCGAGGCGTTCCTTGAAGATCTGCCACAGCAGAACACGCTCACCTATGACGTCGAACGCGATGGCACGCGGATGGAGGTCACCGGCCCCTATGTCTATCCGCCGGTCGTCTCGCAGGTGGTTCCGCGCTCGGCGGCCATCGATGCGGGCATGGAGGCGGGCGACGTCATCATGTCGATCGACGGGGTGCCGATCTTCGCCTTTGATCAACTCAAGCAACGGGTTGAAAGCTCGGATGGCGAGACGCTGGGGCTGGAGGTCTGGCGCAACGGCGAGATCCTTGATCTAGCGCTGACGCCGAAGCGGACCGATGAGCCGCTGCCCGATGGCGGCTTCCAGACCGTCTATCGGATCGGCATCGTCGGCGGCATGGTGTTCGAGCCTGCCACCGAAGCCGCCGGGCCGGTCGAGGCGGTGCAGGGCGCGGTGCTGCGCACCTATGACATCGCGGCGGGCTCGCTGTCGGGGCTGTGGCACATGATCGCGGGCAATATCTCGTCGTGCAACCTGTCGGGGCCCATCGGCATCGCCGAGACCTCGGGCGCCATGGCCTCGCAGGGCGGGCAGAGCTTCCTGACCTTCATCGCGGTGCTGTCGACCGCCGTTGGCCTGCTCAACCTCTTCCCGGTGCCGGTGCTGGATGGCGGGCATCTGGTGTTCTACGCCTATGAGGCCGTCGCCGGCAAACCGCCGTCGGACAAAGCGCTGCGGATGCTGATGTCGGTCGGCCTTGTGCTGATCCTGAGCCTGATGGTCTTTGCGCTGACCAACGACCTCTTCTGCCCTTGA
- the bamA gene encoding outer membrane protein assembly factor BamA: MSIGQKTGSPRIRTYAHRAGVSALALSLAAAVTFTALPEAVFAQSYSFNQVQIEGNERIESGTILSYAGIARGQTVDAGELNAAYQRIVESGLFESVEITPRGNTLVIEVTEFPTVNQIAFEGNRRLKDEDLAAIVKTQSRRVYSPRQAEADAAQIAQAYVQQGRIAAQVTPKLIRRSSNRVDLVFEIFEGGVTEVERIGFVGNQAYSDGRLRRVIETKQAGLLRAVIRSDTYIEDRVAFDRQLLQDFYASRGYVDFRVTGVNAELSEERDSYFLTFNVEEGQQFDFGRIGVASDLPEVNVESFRNALSLKSGRAYSPAEVDKEIIRLERLATQQGLNFVRIEPQVTRNERDLTLDVTFNLIRGPRIFVERIDIEGNTTTLDRVVRQQFDTAEGDPFNPRAIREAAERIRALGYFSDAQVEAREGSTPQQVIVDVNVTEQPTGSIGFGGSYSTSDGFGASISFAEQNFLGRGQRLSFGINTASSTQSYTFNFVEPAFLGRDVAFGLALSYKETSYDSADYDTATGIFRPSLTFPISENGRLGVRYTARYTDIIDEDDDVGNVVTAEAQEDARWDNMVGYTLSYDTRRSGLETDRGILLEFGQDFGAGGDTQFVQTDFRAIAQTMVWNDEVTLRATLQGGALNYVEGDSRVTDRYMLTESMLRGFEYAGIGPREYNEDDDIDSPLGGNYYASLRLDAEFPLGLPEEYGITGGVFYDVGSVWGLSDDTIAKADGNDVLYEDFTARSSIGVSILWDSVLGPLRLNFSTPVSKEEHDNEQNFSLSLSSTF; encoded by the coding sequence ATGAGCATCGGGCAGAAGACGGGCAGCCCCCGCATCAGGACTTACGCGCACCGCGCTGGCGTTTCGGCGCTGGCGCTTTCGCTTGCGGCGGCAGTGACCTTTACGGCACTTCCCGAAGCGGTTTTCGCGCAGTCCTATTCGTTCAATCAGGTTCAGATCGAAGGCAACGAGCGGATCGAATCCGGCACCATCCTGAGCTATGCGGGCATCGCTCGCGGCCAGACCGTGGATGCCGGGGAACTCAACGCCGCCTATCAGCGGATCGTTGAATCGGGCCTCTTCGAAAGCGTCGAGATCACCCCGCGCGGCAACACGCTCGTGATCGAAGTCACCGAGTTTCCGACGGTCAACCAGATCGCCTTTGAGGGCAACCGCCGCCTCAAGGACGAAGACCTTGCCGCCATCGTGAAAACCCAGTCGCGCCGCGTCTACAGCCCGCGTCAGGCCGAGGCCGATGCCGCCCAGATCGCGCAGGCCTATGTCCAGCAGGGCCGTATCGCCGCGCAGGTCACGCCGAAGCTGATCCGCCGTTCGAGCAACCGCGTCGATCTGGTGTTCGAGATCTTCGAAGGTGGCGTCACCGAGGTCGAGCGCATCGGCTTCGTCGGCAACCAAGCCTATTCCGACGGACGCCTGCGCCGCGTGATCGAGACCAAACAGGCCGGGCTTCTGCGCGCGGTGATCCGCAGCGATACCTACATCGAAGACCGCGTGGCCTTTGACCGGCAGCTGCTGCAGGATTTCTACGCCTCGCGCGGCTACGTCGATTTCCGCGTGACCGGCGTCAACGCCGAGCTTTCCGAAGAGCGTGACAGCTACTTCCTGACCTTCAACGTCGAAGAGGGCCAGCAGTTCGACTTCGGCCGCATCGGCGTTGCCAGCGATCTGCCGGAAGTGAACGTCGAGAGCTTCCGCAACGCGCTGAGCCTCAAGTCGGGCCGCGCCTATTCGCCCGCAGAGGTCGACAAAGAGATCATCCGTCTCGAGCGTCTGGCCACCCAGCAGGGGCTGAACTTCGTGCGCATCGAGCCGCAGGTGACGCGCAACGAGCGTGATCTGACGCTGGATGTGACGTTCAACCTGATCCGCGGGCCGCGCATCTTCGTCGAGCGCATCGACATCGAAGGCAACACCACCACGCTTGACCGCGTCGTGCGTCAGCAGTTCGACACCGCCGAGGGCGATCCGTTCAACCCGCGCGCCATCCGCGAGGCGGCAGAGCGCATCCGCGCGCTTGGCTATTTCTCGGACGCACAGGTGGAGGCCCGCGAAGGCTCGACCCCGCAGCAGGTCATCGTCGATGTGAACGTCACCGAGCAGCCCACCGGCTCGATCGGTTTCGGCGGTTCTTATTCGACATCCGACGGTTTCGGCGCATCGATCTCTTTCGCCGAGCAGAACTTCCTCGGCCGCGGTCAGCGACTGTCGTTCGGCATCAACACCGCGTCGAGCACCCAAAGCTACACGTTCAACTTCGTGGAGCCCGCGTTCCTTGGCCGCGACGTCGCCTTCGGACTCGCGCTCAGCTATAAGGAAACGTCTTACGACAGCGCCGACTACGACACGGCGACCGGGATTTTCCGGCCCAGCCTGACCTTCCCGATCTCCGAAAACGGGCGTCTCGGCGTGCGCTATACCGCGCGGTACACCGACATCATCGACGAAGATGATGACGTCGGCAACGTCGTGACCGCCGAAGCTCAGGAAGACGCACGCTGGGACAACATGGTTGGCTATACGCTGAGCTATGACACCCGTCGCAGTGGGCTTGAGACCGACCGCGGCATCCTGCTCGAGTTCGGTCAGGACTTTGGCGCAGGCGGTGACACGCAATTCGTTCAAACCGATTTTCGCGCCATCGCGCAGACCATGGTCTGGAACGATGAGGTGACGCTGCGGGCCACGCTGCAAGGTGGGGCACTCAACTACGTCGAAGGCGACAGCCGCGTGACCGACCGCTACATGCTGACCGAAAGCATGCTGCGCGGTTTCGAATACGCTGGTATCGGCCCGCGCGAGTACAATGAGGACGACGACATCGACTCTCCGCTGGGCGGTAACTACTACGCCTCGCTGCGGCTCGATGCAGAGTTCCCGCTTGGCCTGCCCGAAGAATATGGCATCACCGGTGGTGTGTTCTACGACGTCGGCTCGGTCTGGGGCCTTTCGGATGACACTATCGCCAAGGCGGATGGCAACGACGTTCTCTATGAGGATTTCACTGCGCGCTCGTCGATCGGCGTATCGATCCTCTGGGACTCGGTGCTGGGGCCGCTTCGCCTGAACTTCTCGACCCCGGTGTCGAAGGAAGAGCATGACAACGAGCAGAACTTCAGCCTCTCGCTTTCCAGCACCTTCTGA
- a CDS encoding OmpH family outer membrane protein: MARSTLRAAAFGLALAIGATTPALAQDNMRQGIVQSPIVTIEVDRLYSSSDFGQKTSAALDAAGATIAAENRRIEAELTAEEKSLTEKRRSMDPVAFRKLADAFDIKVQDLRDAQDSKARKLGNVSEERRREFISSAEPVLAQLMREAGALAILDQRSVFLSAGAIDITDAAIERLNDVLDDPEPLPDFSGDDESAQEPDTQAGPLKP, from the coding sequence ATGGCGCGCAGCACCCTGCGCGCCGCCGCTTTCGGGCTGGCACTGGCGATCGGCGCGACAACACCGGCTCTGGCGCAGGACAATATGCGCCAGGGCATCGTGCAAAGCCCGATTGTGACCATAGAGGTCGACCGTCTCTATTCTTCGAGCGATTTCGGGCAGAAGACCTCTGCCGCGCTCGACGCTGCGGGTGCGACCATTGCCGCCGAGAATCGGCGCATCGAAGCCGAGCTGACCGCCGAGGAAAAATCCCTCACGGAGAAGCGCCGCTCGATGGACCCGGTTGCGTTCCGCAAGCTCGCCGATGCCTTTGACATCAAGGTGCAGGATCTGCGCGACGCTCAGGACAGCAAGGCGCGCAAGCTGGGCAATGTCTCGGAAGAGCGCCGGCGCGAGTTCATCTCCAGCGCAGAGCCGGTTCTGGCGCAGCTGATGCGCGAGGCCGGGGCCTTGGCCATTCTCGATCAACGCTCTGTGTTCCTGTCTGCGGGGGCGATCGACATCACCGATGCGGCGATCGAACGGCTCAACGATGTGCTGGACGATCCCGAGCCGCTGCCCGACTTTTCGGGCGATGACGAAAGCGCGCAAGAACCGGACACTCAGGCAGGGCCGCTCAAGCCCTGA
- the fabZ gene encoding 3-hydroxyacyl-ACP dehydratase FabZ codes for MTETLLSADIQLIQRILPHRYPFLLVDKVEEIDGTSSAVGIKNVTMNEPHFQGHFPGLPIMPGVTIVEAMAQTTAVMVGVALDLADKDLKVYFMGIDKCKFRRKVVPGDVLKMKVRTLRGKPGGKVWKFEGVAEVDGELACEAEFTAMMDLPA; via the coding sequence ATGACCGAGACGCTTCTCAGCGCTGACATCCAGCTGATCCAGCGCATCCTGCCGCATCGCTACCCGTTCCTGCTCGTCGATAAGGTCGAAGAGATCGACGGCACCAGCTCGGCCGTGGGCATCAAGAACGTCACGATGAACGAGCCGCATTTTCAGGGCCATTTCCCCGGCCTGCCGATCATGCCGGGCGTGACCATCGTCGAGGCCATGGCGCAGACCACCGCTGTGATGGTGGGCGTCGCGCTCGATCTCGCGGACAAGGACCTGAAGGTCTATTTCATGGGCATCGACAAGTGCAAATTCCGCCGCAAAGTGGTGCCGGGCGATGTGCTGAAGATGAAGGTCCGCACCCTGCGCGGCAAGCCGGGCGGCAAAGTCTGGAAGTTCGAGGGCGTTGCCGAGGTCGATGGCGAACTGGCCTGCGAAGCCGAATTCACCGCGATGATGGACCTGCCGGCGTGA
- the lpxA gene encoding acyl-ACP--UDP-N-acetylglucosamine O-acyltransferase, with amino-acid sequence MTETVIHPSAYVEPGAQIGAGCKIGPFCHIGPDVVLADNVELKSHVVVTGRTEIGEDTVIFPFAVIGEIPQDLKFRGEKTALVIGKRNRIREHVTMNAGTDGGGGVTRVGDDGLFMAGCHVAHDAQVGDRVILVNNSALAGHCVIEDDVIVGGLSGVHQWVRIGRGAIIGAVTMVTNDVIPYGLVQAPRGKLDGLNLVGLKRRGVSRADITALRAAFQMLAQGEGAFADRAKRLGDETQSEYVREIVAFILGDSDRHFLTPG; translated from the coding sequence GTGACCGAGACCGTGATCCACCCCAGCGCCTATGTCGAGCCGGGCGCACAGATCGGCGCGGGCTGTAAAATCGGCCCGTTCTGCCATATCGGCCCCGATGTGGTGCTGGCCGACAACGTCGAGCTGAAAAGCCATGTGGTCGTCACCGGCCGCACCGAGATCGGCGAAGACACGGTGATCTTTCCCTTCGCGGTGATCGGCGAGATCCCGCAGGACCTGAAGTTCCGCGGCGAAAAGACCGCGCTGGTGATCGGCAAGCGCAACCGCATCCGCGAGCATGTGACGATGAACGCCGGCACCGATGGCGGCGGCGGGGTCACCCGTGTGGGCGACGACGGTCTGTTCATGGCAGGCTGCCATGTGGCGCATGATGCGCAGGTCGGCGACCGGGTGATCTTGGTGAACAACTCGGCGCTTGCAGGGCACTGCGTCATCGAAGACGACGTGATCGTCGGCGGGCTCTCGGGCGTGCACCAATGGGTGCGCATCGGACGCGGCGCCATTATCGGTGCGGTCACCATGGTGACCAACGACGTGATCCCCTACGGCCTCGTGCAAGCCCCGCGCGGCAAGCTCGACGGTCTGAACCTCGTGGGCCTCAAGCGTCGCGGTGTCAGCCGCGCCGACATCACCGCGCTGCGGGCGGCCTTCCAGATGCTGGCGCAGGGCGAGGGGGCCTTTGCCGACCGCGCCAAGCGCCTCGGCGATGAGACCCAGAGCGAGTATGTGCGCGAGATCGTCGCCTTCATCCTCGGCGACAGCGACCGTCATTTCCTGACGCCGGGCTGA
- a CDS encoding LpxI family protein: protein MLALIAGQGDLPRAVVDALPEPALICAMESSPPDRIAPDHLFRVEQLGSFFRWLKARGVTRVCMCGAVGRPDVKLSKLDLPTLMLLPRVLRALKRGDDGALRIVIGMLEDSGFQVIGAHEAAPALLPEAGVLTAAQPGDGAAAMAALADQVSHRQGLQDLGQCCVISGDQVVAQEDARGTDAMLGELPPVPGGLFYKAPKPGQERRADLPVIGPNTAVGAIRAGLSGIVIEAGGVMMLDRAAVIEMLDAAGLFLWVRERDA, encoded by the coding sequence ATGCTGGCGCTGATCGCAGGGCAGGGCGATTTGCCACGGGCGGTGGTGGACGCGCTGCCCGAACCGGCGCTGATCTGCGCCATGGAAAGCTCGCCGCCCGACAGGATCGCGCCCGATCACCTGTTCCGCGTCGAGCAATTGGGCAGTTTCTTTCGCTGGCTTAAGGCGCGCGGCGTCACCCGCGTGTGCATGTGCGGCGCGGTCGGTCGGCCCGACGTCAAGCTGTCCAAGCTCGACCTGCCGACGCTGATGCTGTTGCCGCGCGTGCTGCGCGCGCTGAAGCGGGGCGACGATGGCGCGCTTCGGATCGTCATCGGGATGCTCGAGGACAGCGGCTTTCAGGTGATCGGCGCGCATGAGGCCGCGCCCGCGCTGCTGCCCGAGGCCGGTGTTCTGACCGCCGCACAGCCGGGCGACGGTGCCGCCGCCATGGCGGCACTGGCCGATCAGGTGAGCCACCGACAGGGGCTTCAGGATCTAGGACAGTGCTGCGTCATCTCGGGCGATCAGGTGGTCGCGCAAGAGGACGCGCGCGGCACCGACGCCATGCTTGGCGAATTGCCCCCGGTGCCCGGCGGGCTGTTCTACAAAGCGCCGAAACCGGGCCAAGAGCGCCGCGCCGACCTGCCGGTCATTGGTCCCAACACCGCCGTCGGCGCGATCCGCGCGGGGCTGTCGGGGATCGTGATCGAAGCGGGCGGCGTGATGATGCTCGACCGCGCGGCGGTGATCGAAATGCTGGATGCCGCAGGGCTCTTCCTGTGGGTACGGGAGCGGGACGCATGA